The following proteins are co-located in the Sphingomonas donggukensis genome:
- a CDS encoding ABC-type transport auxiliary lipoprotein family protein: MTLRPALSLALTAAVALPLSGCISFGAKPPPSLLTLSSATPIAAGTTQRAPGAGTITIAVPTVPQEIASLRVPVRATDTSVAYLKDAQWVEPPNRLFARLLSDAVTARTGRVVIGSRMMGDPGATLNGELRSFGVDAATSSAVVTFDAAIIRTSGGALEKRRFEARVPVAAVLPNAVGVALNQGANQVAAEVADWVGR; encoded by the coding sequence ATGACCCTGCGCCCCGCGCTCTCGCTGGCCCTGACCGCCGCCGTCGCCCTGCCGCTGTCGGGCTGCATCAGCTTCGGTGCAAAGCCGCCGCCCTCGCTGCTGACGCTCAGCAGCGCGACGCCGATCGCCGCGGGCACGACGCAACGTGCGCCGGGCGCGGGCACGATCACGATCGCCGTGCCGACGGTGCCGCAGGAAATCGCCTCGCTGCGCGTGCCCGTCCGCGCGACCGACACCAGTGTCGCCTATCTGAAGGATGCGCAGTGGGTCGAACCGCCGAACCGCCTGTTCGCGCGGCTGCTGTCCGACGCCGTCACCGCGCGCACCGGCCGCGTCGTCATCGGCAGCCGGATGATGGGCGATCCGGGCGCGACGCTGAACGGCGAATTGCGCAGCTTCGGTGTCGATGCCGCCACGTCGAGCGCGGTGGTGACCTTCGACGCCGCCATCATCCGCACCAGCGGCGGCGCGCTCGAAAAGCGCCGCTTCGAAGCGCGCGTGCCGGTGGCCGCGGTGCTGCCAAACGCGGTCGGCGTCGCGCTCAACCAGGGCGCGAACCAGGTCGCGGCGGAAGTCGCGGACTGGGTCGGGCGGTAA
- a CDS encoding ABC transporter permease has product MSADADFTEDNGTLRFSGRLTLANLRDMPDRLDGVGDAQAIDLSTIDSMDTVGAWVIHRFAEARGARISGLDDDRRHLMEQVSAADEPAAVTPKPLPSFFRVLDEIGDATVTAGQTLKGLLGFFGATVLAFGTVIRSLFSGDSKFRFNAVVQRFEVVGVSALGIIGLMSFLIGIVIAQQGAVQLRQFGAEVFTINLIGRITLRELGVLMTAIMVAGRSGSAFAAQLGTMKLTEEIDAMRTIGVSPMEALVVPRTLAAIVLMPLLGFYASLIAIIGGGLLCWISLDIPPVTFIQRIREVVPITDLYVGLVKAPVFGAIIAVAGCFQGMQVEGDAEQVGSRTTAAVVQAIFLVIVLDAFFAVFFTWIGWN; this is encoded by the coding sequence ATGAGCGCCGATGCCGACTTTACCGAGGACAATGGTACGCTGCGCTTTTCCGGGCGGCTGACGCTGGCCAACCTGCGCGACATGCCCGACCGGCTCGACGGGGTGGGCGATGCGCAGGCGATCGACCTGTCGACGATCGACAGCATGGACACCGTCGGCGCCTGGGTCATCCATCGCTTCGCCGAGGCGCGCGGCGCCCGCATTTCGGGACTAGACGACGACCGCCGGCATCTGATGGAGCAGGTGAGCGCCGCCGACGAGCCCGCCGCGGTCACGCCGAAGCCGCTTCCGTCGTTCTTCCGCGTGCTCGACGAGATCGGCGATGCCACGGTCACCGCCGGGCAGACGCTCAAGGGCCTGCTCGGTTTCTTCGGCGCGACCGTGCTGGCGTTCGGCACCGTCATCCGCAGCCTGTTCAGCGGCGACAGCAAGTTCCGCTTCAACGCGGTGGTCCAGCGGTTCGAGGTGGTCGGCGTCTCCGCGCTCGGCATCATCGGACTGATGAGTTTCCTGATCGGCATCGTCATCGCGCAGCAGGGCGCGGTGCAGCTGCGCCAGTTCGGCGCGGAGGTGTTCACGATCAACCTGATCGGACGCATTACGCTCCGCGAACTCGGCGTGCTGATGACCGCGATCATGGTCGCCGGGCGATCGGGGTCGGCGTTCGCGGCGCAGCTTGGCACAATGAAGCTGACCGAGGAAATCGACGCGATGCGCACGATCGGCGTGTCGCCGATGGAGGCGCTGGTCGTGCCGCGCACATTGGCGGCCATCGTGCTGATGCCGCTGCTCGGCTTCTACGCCTCGCTGATCGCGATCATCGGCGGCGGGCTGCTCTGCTGGATCAGCCTCGATATCCCACCGGTCACTTTCATCCAGCGCATCCGCGAAGTCGTGCCGATCACCGACCTGTACGTCGGGCTGGTGAAGGCGCCGGTGTTCGGCGCGATCATCGCGGTCGCCGGCTGCTTCCAGGGCATGCAGGTGGAGGGCGACGCCGAACAGGTCGGGTCGCGCACCACTGCCGCGGTCGTCCAGGCGATCTTCCTCGTGATCGTGCTCGACGCGTTCTTCGCGGTGTTCTTCACCTGGATCGGGTGGAACTGA
- a CDS encoding DUF445 domain-containing protein: MRIVATGLLVVMAVVYGVSRSQEAAYPWVGFVRAFAEAAMVGGLADWFAVTALFRHPLGLPIPHTAIIPRNKDRIATTLAQFLRDNFLIPRVVARRMGRIDVAGAAGRWLANPSGIGQGRLRRGASRLAVDMLESLDQERLGGMVRAGLSSQLRQLQVAPLIGKGLHAAIAENRHVPLIDAVVRWAGRTVEANEPILRDMISSKAGSVLRWTGLDENLGNAILDGIYKLMLEMANDPEHPLRAKAEEGLATLAIDLQHDTPVRAKLEAFKNDMLANPALGDWWQGVWENIRTSLLKAAQDPEKLMAGKLGEALRQLGTSLQDDPRLARTINRFVRRAAVGAASDYGDGIVRLVSDTIRGWDADTLTTRLENTVGRDLQYIRVNGTLVGGLVGVVIHTVGTVL, from the coding sequence ATGCGCATCGTCGCCACCGGCCTGCTGGTGGTGATGGCGGTCGTGTACGGCGTGTCGCGGTCGCAGGAGGCGGCGTATCCGTGGGTCGGTTTCGTCCGCGCCTTTGCCGAGGCGGCGATGGTCGGCGGCCTGGCCGACTGGTTCGCGGTCACCGCGCTGTTCCGCCACCCGCTCGGCCTGCCGATCCCGCACACCGCGATCATCCCGCGTAACAAGGATCGAATCGCGACGACGCTCGCCCAGTTCCTGCGCGACAATTTCCTGATTCCGCGCGTGGTCGCGCGGAGGATGGGGCGGATCGACGTTGCGGGTGCCGCCGGGCGCTGGCTCGCCAACCCATCGGGCATCGGGCAGGGGCGGCTGCGGCGCGGGGCATCTCGTCTCGCCGTCGACATGCTCGAATCGCTCGATCAGGAGCGGCTGGGCGGGATGGTCCGCGCCGGCCTGTCGTCGCAGCTCCGCCAGCTTCAGGTCGCGCCGCTGATCGGCAAGGGCCTGCACGCCGCGATCGCCGAGAACCGCCACGTGCCGCTGATCGACGCGGTGGTGCGCTGGGCCGGGCGGACGGTGGAGGCGAACGAACCGATCCTGCGCGACATGATCAGCAGCAAGGCCGGCAGCGTGCTGCGCTGGACCGGGCTCGACGAGAATCTGGGGAACGCGATCCTCGACGGCATCTACAAGCTGATGCTGGAGATGGCGAACGACCCCGAGCACCCCTTGCGCGCCAAGGCCGAGGAGGGGCTGGCGACGCTGGCCATCGACCTGCAGCACGATACGCCGGTGCGCGCCAAGCTGGAGGCGTTCAAGAACGACATGCTTGCGAACCCGGCGCTCGGCGACTGGTGGCAGGGGGTGTGGGAGAATATCCGCACCAGTCTGTTGAAGGCGGCGCAGGATCCGGAAAAGCTGATGGCGGGCAAGCTGGGCGAGGCGCTGCGCCAGCTCGGCACGTCGCTCCAGGACGATCCGCGGCTTGCTCGCACCATCAACCGCTTCGTGCGACGCGCGGCGGTCGGCGCGGCGTCGGATTACGGTGACGGCATCGTCCGGCTGGTCAGCGACACGATCCGCGGCTGGGATGCTGATACGCTGACGACGCGGCTGGAGAATACGGTCGGGCGCGACCTGCAATATATCCGCGTGAACGGCACGTTGGTCGGCGGGCTGGTCGGCGTGGTGATCCACACCGTCGGAACGGTTCTGTGA
- a CDS encoding peptidylprolyl isomerase: MLNALLPLLLAQAAPAAAPPPKPYDATPADWKAIPDDEVLIFTLANGRRVVVRLAARYTPVHVANIRAIARAKWWDGETVYRVQDNYVAQWGDATEKKPLPPGVVANPPAEYVWPRFDAVATLTKPDPYATKAGYSRDGWPIATNGREAWIPHCYGMVGVARDLAPSTGSGGDLYANIGHAPRHLDRNIAIVGRVIEGIDALSTLPRGTGGGLGLYEDPKQYVPIATARLASDLPAAERPRYQYRDTTNARFKLWIAARENREPPFFTVPAGGADICNALPPVRKAP, encoded by the coding sequence ATGCTGAACGCCCTTTTGCCGCTGTTGCTCGCGCAGGCCGCGCCTGCCGCCGCCCCGCCGCCCAAGCCCTATGATGCGACCCCTGCCGACTGGAAGGCGATCCCCGACGACGAAGTGCTGATCTTCACGCTCGCCAACGGGCGGCGCGTCGTGGTGCGGCTGGCGGCGCGCTATACGCCGGTCCACGTCGCCAACATCCGCGCGATCGCCCGCGCCAAATGGTGGGACGGCGAGACCGTGTACCGCGTGCAGGACAATTATGTCGCGCAATGGGGCGACGCGACCGAGAAGAAGCCGCTGCCGCCCGGCGTCGTCGCCAATCCGCCCGCCGAATATGTCTGGCCGCGCTTCGATGCGGTAGCGACGCTGACCAAGCCCGATCCCTATGCGACCAAGGCCGGCTACAGCCGCGACGGCTGGCCGATCGCCACCAACGGGCGCGAGGCGTGGATCCCGCATTGCTACGGCATGGTCGGCGTCGCGCGCGACCTGGCGCCCTCGACCGGCAGCGGCGGCGACCTGTACGCGAACATCGGCCACGCCCCCCGGCACCTCGACCGCAACATCGCGATCGTCGGGCGCGTGATCGAGGGGATCGACGCGCTGTCGACGCTGCCGCGCGGGACTGGCGGCGGCCTGGGGCTGTACGAAGACCCCAAGCAATACGTCCCCATCGCGACCGCGCGGCTGGCGAGCGACCTGCCCGCCGCCGAGCGCCCGCGCTACCAGTATCGCGACACCACCAACGCCCGCTTCAAGCTGTGGATCGCCGCGCGCGAGAACCGCGAGCCGCCGTTCTTCACGGTGCCGGCGGGTGGCGCGGACATCTGCAACGCGCTGCCGCCGGTGCGCAAGGCGCCGTAG
- a CDS encoding MlaD family protein: protein METRSNHVLVGAVVLILLLVLALFTVWLSRFGVADDKEYDIFFKQSVDGLNKGSIVAFSGVPVGQVKDIALFKPDPSLVRVRVSVKPETPVLQGTTATVQGSFTGTSTVQLDGAIKNAPPITCDVPDPQRACPFGVPIIPPKAGGLGALLSSAPQLLERISTLTERLSELLSKRNQDSIAGILANTERLSTALADRGPEIAATLAETRETLQKAGIAAQQIGNLADTTNATMTSDFKPAMQNLNKAIGSAQKSMESLNEVITDAKPAVKGFTRQTLPEVNQLVKDLRVMSAALADVAEKVNQGGASSLIGSPKLPDYEPKK from the coding sequence ATGGAAACCCGGTCCAATCACGTCCTTGTCGGCGCCGTCGTGCTGATCCTGCTGCTGGTGCTCGCGCTGTTCACGGTGTGGCTGTCGCGTTTCGGCGTCGCCGACGACAAGGAATATGACATCTTCTTCAAACAGTCGGTCGACGGTTTGAACAAGGGGTCGATCGTCGCCTTCTCGGGCGTGCCCGTCGGCCAGGTGAAGGACATCGCGCTGTTCAAGCCCGATCCCTCGCTGGTGCGCGTGCGCGTCAGCGTGAAGCCGGAAACGCCGGTTCTCCAAGGCACCACCGCGACCGTGCAGGGCAGCTTCACCGGCACCAGCACGGTGCAGCTCGATGGCGCGATCAAGAATGCGCCCCCGATCACCTGCGACGTGCCCGACCCGCAGCGCGCGTGTCCGTTCGGCGTGCCGATCATCCCGCCCAAGGCCGGTGGTCTGGGCGCACTGCTCAGCTCTGCGCCGCAGCTGCTCGAGCGGATTTCGACGCTCACCGAGCGGCTGAGCGAACTGCTCTCCAAGCGCAATCAGGATTCGATCGCCGGCATCCTCGCCAACACCGAGCGCCTGTCGACCGCGCTCGCCGATCGCGGGCCGGAGATCGCCGCGACGCTCGCCGAAACGCGCGAGACGCTGCAAAAGGCGGGCATCGCCGCGCAGCAGATCGGCAATCTCGCCGACACCACCAACGCGACGATGACGTCGGACTTCAAGCCGGCGATGCAGAACCTCAACAAGGCGATCGGCTCCGCGCAGAAAAGCATGGAGTCGCTGAACGAGGTCATCACCGACGCGAAGCCCGCAGTGAAGGGCTTCACCCGCCAGACGCTGCCCGAGGTGAACCAGCTGGTGAAGGACCTGCGTGTGATGTCGGCAGCACTCGCCGACGTGGCCGAGAAGGTGAACCAGGGCGGCGCGTCTTCGCTGATCGGGTCGCCCAAGCTGCCCGACTACGAACCCAAGAAATAA
- a CDS encoding ABC transporter ATP-binding protein, giving the protein MAAGNRRRDEAIIKVTGLKNSFGDQVVHENLDLEVRRGEILGVVGGSGTGKSVLMRSIIGLQTPDAGTVRVFGDADTDEEAAEAVKVRKRWGVLFQGGALFSTLTVAENIQVPLREFYPDLDPVLMGQIAAYKVVMTGLPPEAGPKYPSELSGGMKKRAGLARALALDPELLFLDEPTAGLDPIGAAAFDELTRSLQKTMGLTVFLITHDLDTLYAICDRVAVLADKKVIAVGTIPELLALDHPWIQEYFNGPRGRAATASKERGEAETPAPDQTHARPAGADTTDDRPAGAVR; this is encoded by the coding sequence ATGGCCGCCGGCAACCGCCGCCGCGACGAGGCGATCATCAAGGTCACCGGGCTGAAGAACAGCTTCGGCGATCAGGTGGTTCACGAGAATCTCGACCTGGAGGTTCGGCGCGGCGAAATCCTGGGCGTGGTCGGCGGGTCGGGTACCGGCAAGTCGGTGCTGATGCGCTCGATCATCGGGTTGCAGACGCCCGATGCCGGCACCGTGCGCGTGTTCGGCGATGCCGACACCGACGAGGAAGCCGCCGAGGCGGTGAAGGTCCGCAAGCGCTGGGGCGTGCTGTTTCAGGGGGGCGCGCTGTTCTCGACGCTGACCGTCGCCGAGAACATTCAGGTGCCCTTGCGCGAATTCTACCCTGATCTCGATCCCGTGCTGATGGGCCAGATCGCGGCGTACAAGGTGGTGATGACCGGCCTGCCGCCCGAGGCCGGGCCGAAATACCCCTCCGAACTGTCGGGCGGCATGAAGAAGCGCGCCGGCCTCGCCCGCGCGCTCGCGCTCGATCCCGAACTGCTGTTCCTCGACGAGCCGACCGCCGGCCTCGACCCGATCGGCGCGGCGGCCTTCGACGAGCTGACCCGTTCGCTCCAGAAGACGATGGGGCTGACCGTGTTCCTCATCACCCACGACCTCGACACGCTCTACGCCATCTGCGACCGCGTGGCGGTGCTGGCCGACAAGAAGGTGATCGCGGTCGGCACGATCCCCGAGCTGCTCGCGCTCGACCATCCGTGGATCCAGGAATATTTCAACGGCCCGCGCGGTCGCGCCGCCACCGCCAGCAAGGAGCGCGGCGAGGCCGAGACCCCCGCGCCCGACCAGACACATGCGCGCCCCGCCGGCGCCGACACCACAGACGACAGGCCCGCAGGGGCGGTGAGGTAA
- a CDS encoding HAD family hydrolase, which yields MMPTRIAIYDMDKTITRTPTWTPFLAFAMRRRARWRLALLPWAALAGTAYVLKLIDRARLKQTTQKWLLGGSLAADHVASVTAAFADHIVATGVLDAARARIAADRADGCRLVMATASYAFYARAIAERLGFDDVIATESEHDPAGALTHRIAGENVYGAAKLRAVKAWMAQQRLDRGDAHIRFYSDHVSDAPVMEWADEAFAVNAHGPLKTLARRRGWPILDWRGDA from the coding sequence ATGATGCCGACGCGTATCGCCATCTACGACATGGATAAAACCATCACCCGCACGCCGACGTGGACGCCGTTCCTGGCGTTCGCGATGCGCCGGCGCGCGCGCTGGCGGCTCGCGCTGCTGCCGTGGGCGGCGCTGGCCGGCACCGCCTATGTCCTGAAGCTGATCGATCGCGCCAGGCTGAAACAGACCACGCAGAAATGGCTGCTGGGTGGGTCGCTTGCCGCCGATCACGTCGCCTCGGTCACCGCCGCCTTTGCCGATCACATCGTCGCCACCGGCGTGCTCGATGCCGCCCGCGCGCGCATCGCCGCCGATCGTGCCGACGGGTGCCGGCTGGTGATGGCGACCGCCTCCTACGCCTTCTACGCGCGCGCGATCGCCGAGCGGCTGGGCTTCGACGACGTCATCGCGACCGAAAGCGAGCATGACCCGGCAGGCGCGCTCACCCACCGCATCGCCGGGGAGAATGTGTACGGCGCGGCGAAACTGCGCGCGGTGAAGGCGTGGATGGCGCAGCAGCGGCTGGACCGCGGCGACGCGCACATCCGCTTCTACAGCGATCACGTCTCCGACGCGCCGGTGATGGAGTGGGCGGACGAGGCGTTCGCGGTCAACGCGCACGGGCCGCTCAAGACGCTGGCGCGGCGGAGAGGCTGGCCGATCCTCGACTGGCGGGGCGACGCCTGA